The following are from one region of the Vicinamibacterales bacterium genome:
- a CDS encoding aminotransferase class I/II-fold pyridoxal phosphate-dependent enzyme has product MKLETFALERVQSIWENRVAWNLSESGVHPLRVSELLRTPENQAAVLALELGYPQTNGTIELRELIAAMYPGATHDHVEVTNGGSEANCIVLMRLVSPGDEIVFLSPNYLQARGLAQALGATVRSWRLRETGSGEAARWAPDLDELRALVSPKTRAILICNPNNPTGARLTAAELEEIGRLAAGVGAWVVSDEIYRGAERIADDTPTMWGRYERVVVTSGLSKAYGLPGLRIGWAVAPPALIDELWAVHDYTTIAPGGINDRLARIALEPERRAALLARTRGIIRTNYPLVRRWLERQDGLTHLAPEAGAIVFVRHDSPRPSSQLTERLREERSVLIVPGDYFGMDGYLRIGFGADPAYLESALTLVGEFLRSAGVHAR; this is encoded by the coding sequence GTGAAGCTCGAAACTTTCGCGCTCGAGCGCGTGCAGTCGATCTGGGAGAACCGCGTCGCCTGGAATCTGTCGGAGAGCGGCGTGCACCCGCTGCGCGTGTCGGAATTGCTGCGCACGCCCGAGAACCAGGCCGCCGTGCTCGCGCTCGAGCTCGGCTATCCCCAGACCAACGGCACCATCGAGCTGCGCGAGCTGATCGCCGCGATGTATCCGGGCGCCACGCACGATCACGTCGAGGTGACCAACGGCGGATCGGAAGCGAACTGCATCGTGCTGATGCGGCTCGTGTCCCCCGGCGACGAGATCGTCTTTCTCTCGCCCAATTACCTGCAGGCCCGCGGTCTCGCGCAGGCGCTCGGCGCCACGGTACGGTCGTGGCGGCTCCGCGAGACGGGCAGCGGTGAGGCGGCGCGCTGGGCTCCCGACCTCGACGAGCTGCGCGCGCTGGTCTCGCCGAAGACCCGCGCGATCCTCATCTGTAATCCGAACAATCCCACCGGCGCGCGGCTCACGGCGGCGGAGCTCGAGGAGATCGGGCGCCTCGCCGCCGGCGTCGGCGCCTGGGTCGTCTCGGACGAGATCTACCGCGGCGCGGAGCGCATCGCCGACGACACGCCGACGATGTGGGGCCGTTACGAGCGCGTGGTCGTCACCAGCGGACTGTCGAAGGCCTACGGACTTCCCGGGCTGCGCATCGGATGGGCCGTCGCGCCGCCGGCGCTGATTGACGAACTGTGGGCGGTGCACGACTACACCACCATCGCGCCCGGCGGGATCAACGACCGCCTGGCGCGCATCGCGCTCGAGCCCGAGCGCCGCGCGGCGCTGCTGGCGCGGACGCGGGGCATCATCCGGACCAACTACCCGCTCGTACGACGCTGGCTCGAGCGCCAGGACGGGCTGACGCACCTCGCGCCCGAAGCCGGCGCCATCGTGTTCGTCCGCCACGACTCGCCCCGGCCCTCGTCGCAGCTCACCGAGCGTCTGCGCGAGGAGCGCAGCGTCCTGATCGTTCCAGGGGACTACTTCGGCATGGACGGCTACCTGCGCATCGGTTTCGGCGCCGATCCGGCCTACCTCGAGTCGGCGCTGACGCTGGTGGGCGAGTTCCTGCGATCCGCCGGCGTGCATGCGCGCTGA
- a CDS encoding SIMPL domain-containing protein (The SIMPL domain is named for its presence in mouse protein SIMPL (signalling molecule that associates with mouse pelle-like kinase). Bacterial member BP26, from Brucella, was shown to assemble into a channel-like structure, while YggE from E. coli has been associated with resistance to oxidative stress.) has protein sequence MKSLAVALVLLSAPALAQQAPPPAGPPVIVTTGEAVVKRAPDRAWVTIGAESRARTAAEAQRLNTEAMTAVIDRIKSSGIPADAVQTTGYHLQPEFDYANGRQTLRGYVARNQVQVRIDTLAKTGDVIAAAVGTGATNVSGVRFDLQNRDAVEREALRLAVQDARNRASAAASGAGLAIDRVIRIEEQRDMVDIPRPMPVNMAMMESRAAQAVPVEAGEIEVRARVLLTAGIR, from the coding sequence ATGAAGTCGCTCGCCGTTGCACTCGTTCTGCTCAGCGCCCCGGCGCTCGCCCAACAGGCCCCGCCGCCTGCGGGCCCGCCGGTGATCGTCACCACCGGCGAGGCGGTCGTGAAGCGCGCGCCGGATCGGGCGTGGGTCACGATCGGCGCGGAGAGCCGCGCCCGCACCGCCGCGGAGGCCCAGCGGCTCAACACCGAGGCGATGACGGCCGTGATCGATCGCATCAAGTCGTCCGGCATTCCCGCTGACGCGGTGCAGACGACCGGCTACCACCTGCAGCCGGAGTTCGACTACGCCAACGGCAGGCAGACGCTCCGCGGCTACGTCGCGCGCAACCAGGTGCAGGTGCGGATCGACACGCTGGCGAAGACCGGCGACGTGATCGCCGCCGCGGTCGGGACCGGGGCGACGAACGTGAGCGGCGTGCGCTTCGATCTCCAGAACCGCGACGCGGTCGAGCGCGAGGCGCTGCGCCTCGCGGTGCAGGACGCGCGCAACCGCGCCAGCGCGGCCGCCTCGGGAGCCGGGCTCGCCATCGATCGCGTGATCCGCATCGAAGAGCAGCGCGACATGGTCGACATCCCGCGTCCGATGCCGGTGAACATGGCGATGATGGAGTCGCGCGCGGCGCAGGCGGTGCCGGTGGAGGCGGGAGAGATCGAAGTCCGCGCCCGCGTGCTGCTCACCGCGGGCATCCGCTAG
- a CDS encoding cysteine desulfurase, with protein sequence MTPDTVAARSDVRAGAQPGARFDVDRVRADFPILSRTVHGRPLVYLDNAATTQKPQVVLDAILSYYTGINANVHRGVHELSERATAAYEGARERVRAFFNAASTHEIVFTRNATEGINLVAQSFARPLLAPGDEILVSAMEHHSNIVPWQMACAAAGARLAVAPIDDRGELMLDELERRLTPRTRLLAITHMSNALGTVTPVRDIVRLAHAGGVPVLVDASQAAYHMRVDVRDLGCDFLVATGHKLYGPTGIGVLYGREARLEAMPPFLGGGDMIASVSFEGSTWNTLPYKFEAGTPHMAGAIGLHAALDYIDAIGFDRIAAHEAELLAAATAALADIPGVRLIGTARQKGSIVSFVMDGVHPHDIGTIVDREGIAIRTGHHCAQPVMERFGVPATARASLAMYNTVAEVEALARALRRVREVFA encoded by the coding sequence ATGACCCCCGACACCGTCGCGGCTCGCAGTGACGTTCGCGCCGGCGCGCAGCCCGGCGCCCGCTTCGACGTCGACCGCGTGCGGGCGGACTTTCCGATCCTGTCCCGCACCGTGCACGGCCGGCCGCTGGTCTATCTCGACAACGCCGCCACCACGCAGAAGCCGCAGGTGGTGCTCGACGCGATCCTGTCGTACTACACCGGGATCAACGCCAACGTGCACCGCGGCGTGCACGAGTTGAGCGAGCGGGCCACAGCCGCGTACGAGGGGGCGCGCGAGCGCGTGCGGGCATTCTTCAACGCCGCCTCGACGCACGAGATCGTCTTCACCCGGAATGCCACCGAGGGGATCAACCTGGTCGCGCAGTCGTTCGCGCGGCCGCTGCTCGCGCCCGGAGACGAGATTCTGGTCTCGGCGATGGAGCATCACTCCAACATCGTCCCCTGGCAGATGGCGTGTGCCGCTGCCGGGGCGAGGCTGGCGGTGGCGCCGATCGACGACCGCGGCGAGCTGATGCTCGACGAGCTCGAGCGCAGGCTGACGCCGCGGACGCGGCTCCTGGCGATCACGCACATGTCGAACGCGCTCGGCACCGTCACGCCGGTGCGCGACATCGTGCGGCTGGCGCACGCCGGCGGCGTGCCGGTGCTGGTCGACGCGTCCCAGGCGGCGTACCACATGCGCGTGGACGTCCGCGATCTCGGCTGCGATTTCCTGGTGGCCACCGGCCACAAGCTGTACGGGCCGACCGGCATCGGCGTCCTCTACGGCCGCGAAGCGCGGCTCGAGGCGATGCCGCCGTTTCTCGGCGGCGGCGACATGATCGCCTCGGTGAGCTTCGAGGGCAGCACCTGGAACACGCTGCCCTACAAGTTCGAGGCCGGAACGCCGCACATGGCCGGCGCGATCGGTCTGCACGCCGCCCTCGATTACATCGACGCCATCGGCTTCGATCGGATCGCGGCGCACGAAGCGGAGCTGCTCGCCGCCGCCACCGCCGCGCTGGCGGACATTCCCGGCGTGCGGCTGATTGGCACCGCGCGGCAGAAGGGCAGCATCGTCTCGTTCGTCATGGACGGCGTGCATCCTCACGACATCGGCACCATCGTCGACCGCGAAGGGATCGCCATCCGCACCGGGCATCACTGCGCGCAGCCGGTGATGGAACGCTTCGGCGTGCCGGCGACCGCGCGCGCGTCGCTGGCGATGTACAACACGGTGGCGGAGGTCGAGGCGCTGGCGCGGGCGCTGCGCCGGGTCCGGGAGGTCTTCGCCTGA
- a CDS encoding glutaredoxin family protein, with translation MVKEFLSREGYAFDAKNIEDDDSAYDELMALGARAVPTIVIGSQVVTGFDQTRLRAALAAAAGGS, from the coding sequence ATGGTGAAAGAGTTTCTTTCACGCGAAGGATACGCGTTCGACGCGAAGAACATCGAGGACGACGACAGCGCCTACGACGAGCTGATGGCGCTCGGCGCCCGCGCGGTGCCGACGATCGTGATCGGCAGCCAGGTCGTCACGGGTTTCGACCAGACGCGGCTGCGGGCGGCGCTGGCGGCTGCCGCCGGCGGATCGTAA
- the sufB gene encoding Fe-S cluster assembly protein SufB: protein MSTATETIEQLANREYKYGFVTEVETESIPKGLNEDVVRLISQKKNEPEWLLEWRLKAYRLWLTMKEPTWQNVKYDPINYQDISYYAAPKKKKALNSLDEVDPEVKRTFDKLGIPLEEQKLLAGVAVDAVFDSVSVATTFREKLGSMGIIFMSFSEAVQHHPELVKKYLGSVVPHTDNFFAALNSAVFSDGSFVYVPKGVRCPMELSTYFRINAKDTGQFERTLIIADEGSYVSYLEGCTAPMRDENQLHAAVVELVAHDDATIKYSTIQNWYPGDKEGKGGIYNFVTKRGLCQGRGSKITWTQVETGSAITWKYPGCILQGDGSIGEFYSVATTNNWQQADTGTKMVHLGKNTRSTIVSKGISAGHGQNTYRGLVRIGKNAQNARNYSQCDSLLIGDKCGAHTFPYLEIRNTSAKVEHEASTSKIGEDQIFYCRQRGLTLEDSINMIVSGFCKEVFRELPMEFAVEAQKLLSVSLEGSVG, encoded by the coding sequence ATGTCCACAGCCACTGAAACCATCGAACAACTCGCCAACCGCGAGTACAAGTACGGCTTCGTCACCGAGGTCGAGACCGAGTCGATCCCCAAGGGCCTCAACGAGGACGTCGTCCGGCTCATCTCGCAGAAGAAGAACGAGCCCGAATGGCTGCTCGAGTGGCGGCTGAAGGCGTATCGCCTGTGGCTGACCATGAAGGAGCCGACCTGGCAGAACGTCAAGTACGACCCGATCAACTACCAGGACATCAGCTATTACGCCGCGCCGAAGAAGAAGAAGGCGCTGAACAGCCTCGATGAAGTCGATCCCGAGGTGAAGCGCACCTTCGACAAGCTGGGCATCCCGCTCGAGGAGCAGAAGCTGCTCGCCGGGGTGGCGGTCGACGCCGTGTTCGACAGCGTCTCGGTGGCGACGACCTTCCGCGAGAAGCTCGGGAGCATGGGGATCATCTTCATGTCGTTCTCCGAGGCGGTGCAGCATCACCCGGAGCTGGTGAAGAAGTATCTCGGCTCGGTCGTGCCGCACACCGACAACTTCTTCGCCGCGCTGAACTCCGCGGTGTTCAGCGACGGCTCGTTCGTCTACGTGCCGAAGGGCGTGCGCTGCCCGATGGAGCTGTCGACCTATTTCCGCATCAATGCGAAGGACACGGGCCAGTTCGAGCGGACGCTGATCATCGCCGACGAAGGATCGTACGTGAGCTATCTCGAAGGCTGCACCGCGCCGATGCGCGACGAGAACCAGCTCCATGCGGCGGTGGTCGAACTCGTCGCCCACGACGACGCGACGATCAAGTACTCGACGATCCAGAACTGGTACCCGGGCGACAAGGAAGGCAAGGGCGGGATCTACAACTTCGTGACCAAGCGCGGTCTGTGCCAGGGGCGCGGTTCGAAGATCACCTGGACCCAGGTCGAGACCGGCTCGGCGATCACCTGGAAGTACCCGGGCTGCATCCTGCAGGGTGACGGGTCGATCGGCGAGTTCTACTCGGTCGCGACCACCAACAACTGGCAGCAGGCGGACACCGGCACCAAGATGGTGCACCTCGGGAAGAACACCCGTTCGACGATCGTGTCGAAGGGCATCTCCGCCGGCCACGGCCAGAACACCTACCGCGGCCTGGTGCGGATCGGCAAGAACGCGCAGAACGCGCGCAACTACTCGCAGTGCGACTCGCTGCTGATCGGCGACAAGTGCGGCGCCCACACCTTCCCCTACCTCGAGATCCGCAACACCTCGGCGAAGGTGGAGCACGAGGCGTCGACGTCGAAGATCGGCGAGGACCAGATCTTCTACTGCCGCCAGCGGGGTCTGACCCTCGAAGACTCGATCAACATGATCGTCAGCGGGTTCTGCAAGGAAGTGTTCCGCGAGCTGCCGATGGAGTTCGCGGTGGAAGCCCAGAAGCTTCTCAGCGTCAGTCTGGAAGGATCGGTCGGCTAG
- the sufC gene encoding Fe-S cluster assembly ATPase SufC, translated as MSMLDVKNLQVSAEGKEILRGLDLHVNAGEVHAIMGPNGSGKSTLARALSGHPQYEVTGGEVRFEGRDLLAMDPDERAREGVFMAFQYPVEIAGVNNANFLKAALNARRKHFGQPELDAMEFIALVREKAKLLEIDDSMLKRAVNEGFSGGEKKRNEIFQLALLEPRLAILDETDSGLDIDALKLVAAGVNAMRSPDRAFIVVTHYQRLLTYIVPDFVHVLSGGRIVKSGGKELALELEAKGYGWIDAA; from the coding sequence ATGAGTATGCTCGACGTCAAGAATCTGCAGGTGAGCGCCGAAGGCAAGGAGATCCTGAGAGGGCTCGATCTCCACGTGAACGCGGGCGAGGTCCACGCCATCATGGGCCCCAACGGCTCGGGGAAGAGCACGCTCGCCCGGGCGCTGTCCGGCCATCCTCAGTACGAGGTGACGGGCGGCGAGGTGCGGTTCGAAGGCAGGGATCTGCTGGCGATGGATCCGGACGAACGCGCCCGCGAGGGAGTGTTCATGGCGTTCCAGTACCCGGTGGAGATCGCCGGCGTCAACAACGCCAACTTCCTCAAGGCGGCGCTCAACGCCAGGCGCAAGCACTTCGGCCAGCCGGAGCTCGACGCCATGGAGTTCATCGCGCTGGTCCGCGAGAAGGCGAAGCTGCTCGAGATCGACGACTCGATGCTCAAGCGCGCGGTGAACGAAGGGTTCTCGGGCGGCGAGAAGAAGCGCAACGAGATCTTCCAGCTGGCGCTGCTCGAGCCGAGGCTCGCGATTCTCGACGAGACCGACTCCGGCCTCGACATCGACGCGCTGAAGCTCGTCGCCGCCGGCGTGAATGCGATGCGCTCCCCGGACCGCGCCTTCATCGTCGTCACCCACTACCAGCGGCTGCTCACCTACATCGTGCCGGACTTCGTTCACGTGCTGAGCGGCGGCCGGATCGTGAAGTCCGGCGGCAAGGAGCTGGCGCTGGAGCTGGAAGCCAAGGGGTATGGGTGGATTGACGCGGCGTAG
- the moeB gene encoding molybdopterin-synthase adenylyltransferase MoeB, whose amino-acid sequence MTLPELTPGELQRYSRHLLLPELGAEGQRLLKRARVLCVGAGGLGSPAALYLAAAGIGTLGLVDFDVVDFSNLQRQIIHGTADVGRSKLASAKARIEALNPEVRVETFEARFSVANARTLVEAFDVVVDGTDNFPARYLVNDACVLFRRPNAWGSIFRFEGQAAVFAAPGGPCYRCLHPEPPPQGLVPSCAEAGVLGVLPGVIGTIQATEALKLILGIGEPLVGRFLVYDALKMRFRELKLRRDPDCPICGSRPTITELRETGAFCETGAGNRSGSGPAMTARELKARMDAGTAPMILDVREPFEAAICSLPGAVLIPLGELPRRLGELRRGQEIVVHCKSGARSARAVGLLRAEGFTGAVNLSGGILNWINEIDPSLSRY is encoded by the coding sequence ATGACCCTTCCGGAGCTGACCCCGGGCGAGCTGCAGCGCTACAGCCGCCACCTGCTGTTGCCCGAGTTGGGCGCCGAAGGACAGCGCCTGCTCAAGCGGGCCCGTGTGCTCTGCGTCGGCGCCGGCGGACTGGGATCCCCCGCGGCGCTGTACCTGGCCGCGGCCGGCATCGGCACCCTCGGCCTGGTCGACTTCGACGTCGTCGATTTCAGCAACCTCCAGCGGCAGATCATTCACGGCACCGCGGACGTCGGGCGTTCGAAGCTCGCGTCGGCGAAGGCGCGGATCGAAGCGCTCAATCCGGAGGTCCGCGTCGAGACGTTCGAGGCGCGCTTTTCGGTGGCGAACGCGCGAACGCTGGTGGAGGCGTTCGACGTCGTCGTCGACGGCACCGACAATTTTCCCGCGCGGTATCTCGTCAACGACGCGTGCGTCCTGTTCCGGCGGCCGAACGCCTGGGGCAGCATCTTCCGGTTCGAGGGGCAGGCCGCCGTCTTCGCGGCGCCCGGCGGTCCCTGCTACCGGTGTCTGCATCCCGAACCGCCGCCGCAAGGCCTGGTCCCCAGTTGCGCCGAAGCAGGCGTGCTCGGCGTCCTGCCAGGCGTCATCGGCACGATTCAGGCGACCGAGGCGCTGAAGTTGATCCTCGGGATCGGCGAACCGCTGGTCGGCCGGTTTCTGGTTTACGACGCGTTGAAGATGCGGTTCCGGGAACTGAAGCTCCGCAGGGATCCCGACTGCCCGATCTGCGGTTCGCGTCCGACGATCACGGAGCTTCGCGAGACCGGCGCGTTCTGTGAAACGGGAGCAGGCAACAGATCCGGATCGGGTCCGGCGATGACTGCGCGCGAACTGAAGGCGAGGATGGACGCGGGCACGGCGCCGATGATTCTCGACGTGCGCGAGCCGTTCGAGGCGGCGATCTGCAGTCTGCCCGGAGCCGTGCTGATTCCGCTCGGCGAGCTGCCGCGCCGCCTGGGCGAGCTGCGGCGCGGCCAGGAGATCGTCGTGCACTGTAAATCCGGCGCGCGCAGCGCCCGCGCGGTGGGGTTGCTCCGGGCGGAGGGATTTACCGGCGCGGTGAATCTGTCCGGCGGCATCCTCAACTGGATCAACGAGATAGACCCTTCCCTCAGCCGTTACTAA
- a CDS encoding DNA recombination protein RmuC, translating to MIIAVLVLAALCCAAAVWALRAERRAATLAAELTAERRATTEKLALLDTARESLKDTFTALSADALRQNNLSFLQLAGTSFEPVKTSLDKLGAHLRETEREQSALKGHLQSVSETQELLRMQTQQLVNALKSPNQRGRWGEIQLRNIVERAGMAQYCGDFSEKNFFEDAAGRRSIPDMTVQLPNGACIVIDSKVPIDAYLNAVDAPDATRRDALLRDHARQVREHIKGLSAKSYWAKFTPTPELVVMFLPGEPLFSAALQHDSTLFDFAADQRVIPASPLTLLALLRTVASAWQQQRLTQSAEEVRALGAELYDRLAVMADNLQSVGSNLKQAGAAYDRFIGSLESRVLVTARRFKEMGVTAAKEMPELDPARVELREIRAPELRAPVQESLIEDASTSPVTVSR from the coding sequence GTGATCATTGCCGTCCTGGTGCTCGCCGCGCTCTGCTGCGCCGCCGCGGTCTGGGCACTGCGCGCCGAGCGCCGCGCCGCCACGCTCGCGGCCGAGCTGACCGCCGAACGCCGGGCCACCACCGAGAAGCTGGCGCTGCTCGACACCGCGCGCGAGTCGCTGAAAGACACGTTCACGGCGCTGTCCGCGGACGCGCTCCGGCAGAACAACCTGTCGTTCCTGCAGCTCGCCGGAACGTCGTTCGAGCCGGTGAAGACCTCGCTCGACAAGCTGGGCGCGCACCTGCGTGAGACCGAACGCGAGCAGTCGGCGCTCAAGGGCCATCTGCAGTCGGTCAGCGAGACGCAGGAGCTGCTGCGGATGCAGACGCAGCAGCTCGTGAACGCGCTCAAGTCGCCGAACCAGCGCGGCCGATGGGGGGAAATCCAGCTCCGCAACATCGTCGAACGCGCCGGCATGGCGCAGTACTGCGGCGACTTCAGCGAGAAGAATTTCTTCGAGGACGCCGCCGGGCGCCGCTCGATCCCCGACATGACGGTGCAGCTGCCGAACGGCGCCTGCATCGTGATCGATTCGAAGGTGCCGATCGACGCCTATCTCAACGCGGTGGATGCGCCTGACGCGACGCGGCGCGACGCGCTGCTGCGCGATCATGCGCGTCAGGTCCGCGAGCACATCAAGGGGCTGTCGGCCAAGAGCTACTGGGCGAAGTTCACGCCGACGCCCGAGCTGGTGGTGATGTTCCTTCCCGGAGAACCGCTGTTCAGCGCCGCGCTGCAGCACGACTCCACGCTGTTCGACTTCGCCGCGGACCAGCGCGTCATCCCCGCGTCGCCGCTCACGCTGCTGGCGCTGCTGCGCACCGTCGCGTCCGCCTGGCAGCAGCAGCGCCTCACGCAGAGCGCCGAGGAGGTGCGGGCGCTCGGCGCCGAGCTGTACGATCGGCTGGCGGTGATGGCCGACAACCTGCAGTCCGTCGGCTCGAATCTGAAACAGGCGGGTGCGGCCTACGACCGCTTCATCGGCTCGCTGGAGTCGCGCGTGCTCGTCACCGCCCGCAGGTTCAAGGAGATGGGCGTCACCGCCGCGAAGGAGATGCCGGAGCTCGATCCGGCCCGCGTGGAGCTGCGCGAAATCCGCGCCCCGGAGCTGCGGGCGCCGGTTCAGGAATCGCTGATAGAGGACGCCAGCACTTCGCCGGTCACGGTAAGCCGATAG
- the sufD gene encoding Fe-S cluster assembly protein SufD, whose amino-acid sequence MEKRPHGGPRWLDDLRSRGAARFTALGIPTVRDEEWRFTNVSALNSFDFAPAGPISGAADRLTGFACIDAPARLVVVNGRFDTTLSRVKGLPPGVQAGSLAVALKDHADVVQRYFGQIADFTSRSFTALNTAFVQDGAFVYLPDGVVVDAPIHIVFVTGADAATVVAHPRTLVVAGANAQARIVESYIGVSGETYFNNAVSEVFVGENAGVDHYKVQQESLDAFHIASLYAHTSRSARFSSHSFALGGRLVRNDAFAILDGEGGDCTLNGLYLADRERLIDNHTTIDHAKPHCGSHEIYKGILGGSARAVFNGKIIVRQDAQKTDAKQTNRALLLSDGATINTKPQLEIFADDVKCTHGAAIGQLDDDAIFYLRARGLTYAEARDMLIHAFAGQVLDGVQVEPLRAALEAELFEQLARDLAEVDSKKP is encoded by the coding sequence ATGGAAAAACGTCCTCACGGCGGTCCGCGATGGCTGGACGATCTCCGGTCGCGCGGGGCGGCGCGGTTCACCGCGCTCGGCATCCCCACGGTGCGGGACGAGGAGTGGCGCTTCACCAACGTGTCGGCGCTCAACTCGTTCGACTTCGCGCCGGCGGGGCCGATCTCCGGCGCCGCCGATCGGCTGACCGGGTTCGCCTGCATCGATGCGCCGGCGCGGCTGGTCGTGGTCAACGGCCGGTTCGACACGACGCTGTCGCGGGTCAAGGGGCTGCCCCCGGGCGTTCAGGCCGGATCGCTGGCGGTGGCGCTGAAGGACCATGCCGACGTGGTGCAGCGCTACTTCGGCCAGATCGCGGATTTCACCAGCCGCAGCTTCACCGCGCTCAACACCGCGTTCGTCCAGGACGGCGCGTTCGTCTATCTGCCCGACGGCGTGGTCGTCGACGCGCCGATCCACATCGTCTTCGTGACCGGGGCGGACGCCGCGACGGTCGTGGCGCATCCGCGGACCCTGGTGGTGGCCGGCGCGAACGCGCAGGCGCGGATCGTCGAGAGCTACATCGGCGTCTCGGGAGAGACCTACTTCAACAACGCGGTCTCGGAAGTGTTCGTCGGCGAGAACGCCGGCGTCGATCACTACAAGGTGCAGCAGGAATCGCTCGACGCGTTCCACATCGCCAGCCTCTACGCCCATACCTCGCGCAGCGCGCGCTTCTCGTCGCACTCCTTCGCGCTGGGCGGGCGGCTCGTGCGCAACGACGCGTTCGCGATTCTCGACGGCGAGGGAGGGGACTGCACCCTGAACGGGTTGTACCTCGCCGACCGCGAGCGGCTGATCGACAATCACACCACGATCGACCACGCCAAGCCGCACTGCGGCAGCCACGAGATCTACAAGGGCATCCTCGGCGGCTCGGCGCGCGCCGTCTTCAACGGCAAGATCATCGTCCGCCAGGATGCGCAGAAGACCGACGCCAAGCAGACCAACCGCGCGCTGCTCCTCAGCGACGGCGCGACGATCAACACCAAGCCGCAGCTCGAGATCTTCGCCGACGACGTGAAGTGCACGCACGGCGCCGCGATCGGGCAGCTCGACGACGACGCCATCTTCTACCTGCGGGCGCGCGGCCTCACCTATGCCGAGGCGCGCGACATGCTGATCCACGCGTTCGCCGGGCAGGTGCTCGACGGCGTGCAGGTGGAGCCGCTTCGCGCCGCGCTCGAGGCGGAGCTGTTCGAACAGCTCGCCCGGGACCTGGCGGAAGTCGATTCGAAGAAGCCATGA
- a CDS encoding iron-sulfur cluster assembly accessory protein translates to MLQISDNAAKLIRKMTAKNGIPDGGLRIGIKAGGCSGLSYTFAWEAAPREGDHVFEGSDGSKVFVDPRSFRFLDGTTLDYDTSLVSKGFIFNNPNAKSSCGCGTSFSV, encoded by the coding sequence ATGCTTCAGATCAGCGACAACGCCGCAAAGCTCATCCGGAAAATGACCGCGAAAAACGGGATCCCGGACGGCGGCCTGCGTATCGGCATCAAGGCGGGTGGATGCTCCGGCCTCAGCTATACGTTCGCCTGGGAGGCCGCGCCGAGGGAAGGGGATCACGTGTTCGAGGGTTCGGACGGTTCGAAGGTCTTCGTCGACCCCCGCAGCTTCCGTTTCCTCGACGGCACCACGCTCGACTACGACACCAGCCTGGTGAGCAAGGGCTTCATCTTCAACAACCCGAACGCGAAATCCTCGTGCGGGTGCGGGACCTCTTTCAGCGTATGA
- a CDS encoding formylglycine-generating enzyme family protein translates to MTSDLAPELALIPAGEFLMGSEDAEEDERPVHRVHVDDFLLGVQPVTNAEYARFVRDTGHRAPAIYELPLVVKAGGAERERAFRQAGKPYVWDQGHYPPDRGDHPVTLVRHDDAAAYCAWLSAITGRPFRLPTEAEWEKAARGGTESKRYPWGDRLDRNMANFLADPAARSAQGTTPCRTYPPNAFGLFDMAGNVWEWVHDWYDARYYRTEPQRNPTGAASGQLRVLRGGSWLVADVRMLSCSHRHKVPPDTYSYAIGFRVACSA, encoded by the coding sequence ATGACGAGTGACCTGGCGCCCGAACTCGCGCTGATTCCGGCCGGCGAATTCCTCATGGGCTCAGAGGACGCGGAGGAGGACGAACGTCCCGTCCATCGCGTCCACGTCGACGACTTCCTGCTCGGCGTGCAGCCGGTCACCAATGCCGAGTACGCGCGCTTCGTTCGCGACACCGGGCATCGCGCGCCGGCGATCTACGAGCTGCCGCTGGTGGTGAAGGCCGGCGGTGCCGAACGCGAGCGCGCCTTCCGGCAGGCCGGCAAGCCCTACGTCTGGGATCAGGGGCATTACCCTCCCGACCGCGGCGATCACCCGGTCACGCTCGTGCGGCACGACGATGCGGCCGCGTATTGCGCGTGGCTGTCGGCGATCACCGGCCGGCCGTTCCGCCTGCCGACGGAGGCGGAGTGGGAAAAGGCCGCTCGAGGCGGCACGGAGTCAAAAAGATATCCGTGGGGCGATCGGCTCGACCGGAACATGGCGAACTTCCTCGCCGATCCGGCGGCGCGATCCGCTCAAGGCACGACGCCATGCCGGACCTATCCGCCGAATGCGTTCGGGCTGTTCGACATGGCGGGGAACGTCTGGGAATGGGTGCACGACTGGTACGATGCGCGATACTACCGGACCGAGCCGCAGCGGAATCCCACCGGCGCCGCGTCCGGGCAGCTGCGCGTGCTGCGGGGCGGCAGCTGGCTCGTCGCCGACGTGCGGATGCTGTCGTGCAGTCACCGGCACAAGGTGCCGCCGGACACCTACTCGTACGCGATCGGGTTTCGCGTGGCGTGTTCGGCGTGA